The Streptomyces sp. NBC_00691 genome has a segment encoding these proteins:
- a CDS encoding GntR family transcriptional regulator, translating to MAEPESEAAADAPLYLRVAAALREDLAHRRISPGSRLPSERSLSQRYHVNRQTVRSALQLLRDERLVVTDRRGTFAASGTEGGSEPVAPALTARRPTFPGGPRAAEALVRASLTWEPPPTPLAARLLLTPGEPTLVHRHVVLGPQGTALQRAVSWFSRPAVTEIPQLARYRRGRDRGRQPDLRLLYHWMHQAGLRVTHRESVGVPGPATTTAGGAARLIVHRVVSDQHGHALEITDIDFSAQSAAWTYEFSA from the coding sequence ATGGCCGAGCCCGAATCCGAGGCGGCGGCAGACGCGCCGCTCTATCTCCGGGTCGCCGCCGCGCTGCGCGAGGACCTCGCCCACCGCCGCATCTCCCCCGGCAGCAGGCTTCCTTCGGAACGATCCCTGTCCCAGCGCTATCACGTCAACCGTCAGACGGTACGCAGCGCGCTCCAACTCCTGCGGGACGAAAGGCTCGTGGTGACCGACCGGCGCGGCACCTTCGCCGCCTCCGGGACCGAGGGCGGGAGCGAGCCCGTCGCTCCGGCGCTGACGGCCCGTCGGCCGACGTTCCCCGGCGGGCCCCGCGCGGCCGAGGCACTGGTGCGGGCCTCGCTCACCTGGGAGCCGCCGCCCACGCCGCTGGCGGCGCGGCTGCTGCTCACTCCCGGCGAGCCCACGCTGGTCCACCGGCACGTGGTGCTCGGGCCGCAGGGAACGGCGCTCCAGCGGGCGGTGTCGTGGTTCTCCCGGCCGGCGGTCACCGAGATCCCGCAGCTCGCGCGCTACCGGCGGGGGCGGGACCGGGGCCGGCAGCCCGATCTGCGGCTGCTCTACCACTGGATGCACCAGGCGGGGCTACGGGTCACCCACCGGGAGTCGGTCGGCGTGCCCGGCCCGGCCACGACGACGGCCGGCGGCGCGGCCCGGCTGATCGTCCACCGGGTGGTGAGCGACCAGCACGGGCACGCGCTGGAGATCACGGACATCGACTTCTCGGCCCAGTCGGCGGCCTGGACGTACGAGTTCAGCGCCTGA
- a CDS encoding amino acid permease, giving the protein MSRTAPDPTDALRKPPPAQDEEARLRELGYQPVLARRMGGFGNFAISFSVISVLSGCMTLYGFGMGTGGPAVMLWGWVGVGLFVLCVGLALAEVTSAYPTSGALYYMADRLGGRRWGWYTGWLNLLGLLGAIAGIDYGAALFTGAFLNLQWGFEPTAGSTFLIFLAILLLHAVLNLFGVRLVSVLNSISVWWHLAGVAIIVGALAFIPDRHQSVDFVFTEFVNDTGWANPFYVAAIGLLLAQYTFSGYDASAHLSEETSNASVAASKGIVRAIWVSWLAGFALLAGLSFAIQDYTATQNSATGVPPAQIFLDALGSGGATALLLVVIVAQLFCGNAEVAAASRMVFAFSRDNALPGSAIWRKVSGRTQTPVPAVWLAVAVAAVLALPSLYSATAYGAVTAINVIGITPAYAIPIYLRLRAGNRFTPGPWSLGRWSKPIGWTAVVWVAFVTVLFCLPQKSPVTVDTMNYAVIALAVVLVLASVWWYVARRSYGTPTAYGNAREEAEISEGII; this is encoded by the coding sequence ATGTCCCGCACCGCCCCCGACCCCACCGACGCGCTGCGCAAGCCACCCCCGGCCCAGGACGAGGAGGCGCGGCTGAGAGAGCTGGGCTACCAGCCCGTCCTCGCCCGCCGCATGGGCGGCTTCGGCAACTTCGCGATCAGCTTCTCGGTCATCTCGGTCCTCTCCGGGTGCATGACCCTGTACGGCTTCGGCATGGGCACCGGCGGTCCCGCGGTCATGCTCTGGGGCTGGGTCGGCGTCGGTCTCTTCGTCCTGTGCGTGGGCCTCGCCCTCGCCGAGGTCACCAGCGCCTACCCCACCTCCGGCGCCCTCTACTACATGGCCGACCGGCTCGGCGGGCGTCGCTGGGGCTGGTACACCGGCTGGCTGAATCTGCTCGGTCTCCTCGGCGCCATCGCGGGCATCGACTACGGCGCCGCGCTCTTCACCGGGGCCTTCCTCAACCTGCAGTGGGGCTTCGAGCCCACCGCGGGCTCCACCTTCCTGATCTTCCTCGCGATCCTGCTGCTCCACGCCGTCCTGAACCTCTTCGGCGTCCGCCTGGTCAGCGTGCTCAACTCCATCAGCGTCTGGTGGCACCTCGCGGGCGTGGCGATCATCGTCGGAGCCCTCGCGTTCATCCCCGACCGCCACCAGTCCGTCGACTTCGTGTTCACCGAGTTCGTCAACGACACCGGGTGGGCCAACCCCTTCTACGTCGCCGCGATAGGCCTGCTCCTCGCCCAGTACACGTTCTCCGGCTACGACGCCTCGGCCCACCTCTCCGAGGAGACCTCCAACGCCTCCGTCGCCGCCTCCAAGGGCATCGTCCGGGCCATCTGGGTCTCCTGGCTCGCCGGCTTCGCCCTGCTCGCCGGACTGAGCTTCGCCATCCAGGACTACACCGCCACCCAGAACAGCGCCACGGGCGTCCCGCCCGCCCAGATCTTCCTGGACGCGCTCGGCTCCGGCGGCGCCACCGCGCTGCTCCTCGTGGTCATCGTCGCCCAGCTCTTCTGCGGCAACGCCGAGGTGGCCGCCGCCAGCCGTATGGTCTTCGCCTTCTCCCGTGACAACGCCCTTCCCGGGTCGGCGATCTGGCGCAAGGTCAGCGGCCGCACCCAGACCCCGGTCCCGGCCGTCTGGCTCGCGGTGGCCGTCGCGGCGGTGCTCGCGCTCCCCTCGCTGTACTCCGCCACCGCCTACGGTGCCGTCACCGCGATCAACGTCATCGGCATCACGCCCGCCTACGCCATCCCGATCTATCTGCGTCTGCGCGCCGGGAACCGGTTCACGCCCGGCCCGTGGAGCCTGGGCCGCTGGAGCAAGCCGATCGGCTGGACCGCCGTCGTCTGGGTGGCGTTCGTGACCGTCCTGTTCTGCCTTCCGCAGAAGTCCCCGGTGACGGTCGACACCATGAACTACGCCGTGATCGCCCTGGCGGTGGTGCTCGTCCTGGCCAGCGTCTGGTGGTACGTCGCCCGGCGCTCGTACGGCACCCCGACGGCGTACGGCAACGCCCGCGAGGAGGCGGAGATCTCGGAGGGCATCATCTGA
- a CDS encoding FGGY family carbohydrate kinase gives MTGGPVLAVDQGTSGTKALVLCPERGVLGSGTAPVRPRYLPGGLVEVDPRELYDSVVSAGRAALAQAATPVVAVGLANQGETVLAWDPSTGEPLTDALVWQDRRAAIVCTGLNAHAEELRHLTGLPLDPYFAAPKMAWIRRHATGAGVVTTSDAWLVHRLTGAFVTDAATAGRTGLLDLDTLAWSETALDLYGLGGERLPRVVDCDAPVGTTTAFGPSLPLTGLLVDQQAALLTQSADDPAAAKCTYGTGAFLLAQTGPEPRRASSGLVSCVAWRLRGQVAHCLDGQVYTVASAVRWLTDLGVIGGAAEIDPVGGGVPDSGGVTFVPALAGLAAPWWRGDVRGSLTGLGLDTSPGHLVRALCEGIAAQVVELASAVASDRGAPLTALRADGGLTRSALLMQTQADLLQLPVEVSSSPDATALGVGAVARLGHDPGLTLREAVPEGKPSAVYEPRISGDEARERLARFREEVAGLVERTGSHTGAPTGEDSGSGAGPAPGSGSGSGSGPAPGFGSGSGSS, from the coding sequence ATGACGGGCGGCCCGGTACTCGCCGTCGACCAGGGCACCTCGGGCACCAAGGCCCTCGTCCTCTGTCCCGAGCGCGGAGTCCTCGGCAGCGGCACGGCTCCCGTACGGCCCCGCTACCTGCCGGGCGGTCTGGTCGAGGTCGACCCGCGTGAGCTGTACGACTCCGTCGTCAGCGCGGGCCGCGCGGCGCTCGCCCAGGCCGCCACGCCGGTCGTCGCGGTGGGTCTCGCCAACCAGGGCGAGACGGTCCTCGCCTGGGACCCCTCCACCGGCGAGCCGCTCACCGACGCCCTGGTCTGGCAGGACCGCCGAGCGGCCATCGTCTGCACCGGACTCAACGCCCACGCAGAGGAGTTGAGGCACCTGACAGGGCTCCCCCTCGACCCCTACTTCGCCGCGCCCAAGATGGCCTGGATCCGTCGCCACGCCACCGGCGCCGGCGTCGTCACCACCAGCGACGCCTGGCTCGTCCACCGACTGACCGGTGCCTTCGTCACCGACGCGGCGACCGCCGGGCGGACCGGACTCCTCGATCTCGACACCCTCGCCTGGTCGGAGACCGCGCTCGACCTGTACGGACTCGGCGGCGAGCGCCTCCCCCGGGTCGTGGACTGCGACGCGCCCGTCGGTACGACCACGGCCTTCGGCCCGTCGCTGCCGCTCACCGGCCTCCTCGTCGACCAGCAGGCGGCGCTGCTCACCCAGAGCGCCGACGACCCGGCCGCCGCCAAGTGCACCTACGGCACCGGCGCCTTCCTCCTGGCACAGACCGGCCCCGAACCCCGGCGCGCGTCCTCGGGGCTGGTGAGCTGCGTCGCCTGGCGGCTGCGCGGGCAGGTGGCCCACTGCCTGGACGGCCAGGTGTACACCGTCGCCTCCGCCGTCCGCTGGCTCACCGACCTCGGCGTCATCGGCGGGGCGGCCGAGATCGACCCGGTCGGCGGCGGGGTCCCGGACTCCGGCGGCGTCACCTTCGTGCCCGCGCTCGCGGGACTCGCCGCGCCCTGGTGGCGGGGGGACGTCCGCGGCTCGCTCACCGGACTCGGCCTCGACACCTCACCGGGCCACCTGGTCCGCGCCCTGTGCGAGGGCATCGCCGCGCAGGTCGTGGAACTCGCCTCGGCCGTGGCCTCGGACCGGGGCGCCCCGCTGACCGCGCTGCGTGCCGACGGCGGCCTCACCCGGTCCGCGCTCCTCATGCAGACCCAGGCGGACCTCCTCCAGCTCCCGGTCGAGGTCTCCTCGTCGCCCGACGCCACGGCGCTCGGCGTCGGCGCGGTGGCCCGGCTCGGGCACGACCCGGGGCTCACGCTCCGCGAGGCCGTACCGGAAGGGAAGCCGTCGGCCGTGTACGAACCCCGGATCTCGGGCGACGAGGCGCGTGAGCGCCTCGCGCGGTTCCGGGAGGAGGTGGCGGGGCTGGTCGAGCGGACGGGCTCGCACACCGGGGCCCCGACAGGCGAAGACTCCGGGTCCGGCGCGGGCCCTGCCCCCGGGTCCGGGTCCGGTTCCGGGTCCGGCCCTGCCCCCGGGTTCGGTTCCGGGTCCGGGTCCTCATGA
- a CDS encoding FAD-dependent oxidoreductase, with protein MSVTRTGPLPAGADATYDVVVVGAGVVGSAIARTLARHPLRVALVEAANDVGDGTSKANTAILHTGFDALPGTLEARLVREGHRLLSSYAQETGIPVEPVGALLVAWDEQQRTTLPRLAEKAGRNGHRTTRLLSAAELRSREPHLGPGALGALEVPGESIICPWTTTLAYATQAVLSGVDLHLDCRVEQVRPGEEYHRLVTRRGVLRTRHLVNACGLHADAFDALVGREDFTVTPRRGQLLVFDKFARDLVRHILLPVPGPLGKGVLIAPTVYGNVMLGPTAEDLDDKTATGTTADGLAGLREQGGRILPALLDEEVTAVYAGLRAATGEEDYRIAAHPGLRYVTVGGIRSTGLTASLAIAEHVRGLLADGGLGLGPGRPLARLRMPNLGEAFLRPYRDARLIARDPEFGALVCHCERVTRGEIRAALTSTIPPGGLDGLRRRTRARGGRCQGSHCGAEVRELFEEHAEHRKGSR; from the coding sequence ATGAGTGTCACCCGTACCGGGCCCCTCCCGGCCGGCGCCGACGCGACGTACGACGTCGTGGTCGTCGGCGCGGGTGTCGTCGGCTCCGCCATCGCCCGGACGCTGGCCCGCCACCCCCTGCGGGTCGCCCTCGTGGAGGCCGCGAACGACGTCGGCGACGGCACGTCGAAGGCCAACACCGCCATCCTGCACACCGGTTTCGACGCACTGCCGGGCACGCTGGAGGCGCGACTCGTCCGCGAGGGACACCGCCTCCTCTCCTCGTACGCGCAGGAGACCGGCATCCCCGTCGAGCCGGTCGGCGCCCTGCTCGTCGCGTGGGACGAACAGCAGAGAACCACCCTCCCCCGCCTCGCGGAGAAGGCCGGGCGCAACGGACACCGCACGACCCGGCTCCTCTCAGCCGCCGAACTCCGTTCACGTGAACCGCACTTGGGCCCCGGCGCGCTCGGCGCGCTGGAAGTGCCGGGCGAGTCGATCATCTGCCCGTGGACGACCACCCTCGCGTACGCCACCCAGGCCGTCCTCTCGGGCGTCGACCTGCACCTCGACTGCAGGGTGGAGCAGGTCCGTCCGGGCGAGGAGTACCACCGCCTCGTCACCCGGCGCGGAGTGCTGCGGACCCGGCACCTCGTCAACGCCTGCGGGCTCCACGCCGACGCCTTCGACGCGCTGGTCGGCCGCGAGGACTTCACCGTCACCCCGCGCCGGGGGCAGCTGCTCGTCTTCGACAAGTTCGCGCGCGACCTGGTCCGCCACATCCTGCTCCCCGTGCCGGGCCCGCTCGGCAAGGGCGTGCTGATCGCGCCGACGGTCTACGGGAACGTCATGCTCGGACCCACCGCCGAGGACCTGGACGACAAGACCGCCACCGGCACGACGGCGGACGGACTCGCAGGACTCCGCGAGCAGGGCGGCCGGATCCTCCCGGCGCTGCTCGACGAGGAGGTCACCGCCGTCTACGCCGGGCTGCGGGCCGCCACCGGAGAGGAGGACTACCGGATCGCCGCGCACCCGGGACTCCGCTACGTGACGGTGGGCGGGATCCGGTCCACCGGGCTCACCGCGTCCCTGGCCATCGCCGAGCACGTCCGCGGGCTGCTCGCCGACGGCGGGCTCGGCCTCGGGCCCGGGCGGCCCCTGGCCCGGCTCCGGATGCCGAACCTCGGCGAGGCCTTCCTCCGCCCGTACCGGGACGCCCGGCTCATCGCCAGGGACCCGGAGTTCGGTGCGCTGGTCTGCCACTGCGAGCGGGTCACCCGGGGCGAGATCCGGGCCGCGCTCACCTCGACGATCCCGCCGGGCGGCCTCGACGGACTGCGCCGCCGTACGCGTGCGCGTGGGGGCCGCTGCCAGGGGAGCCACTGCGGCGCCGAGGTAAGGGAGTTGTTCGAGGAGCACGCGGAGCACCGGAAGGGGAGCCGGTGA
- a CDS encoding FAD-dependent oxidoreductase: protein MNRTVDVLVVGAGPAGLAAAARLAASGVGRVEVLEREQTAGGVPRYCARPGFGTDARGRPLDGPGHARRSVREALRAGATVRTGASATGWAGPLTLDVTAPTGLERVRARAVVLATGARERPRSARLVPGSRPAGVLTTGELQRLVLKFGARPERIGRRAVVVGGGPVARDAVRTLRAAGVEVAAVVCDLPSRATAFGRVPVLSGAVVSELVGRGRLTGVAVRGGADGATRHTLRCDTVVFTGDWIPDHELARAGGLPLAPGTRGPATDARFRTTAPGVFAVGNLLRGVEPAVVAAAEGRAVAPAVIGLLAGEPWPEGGVPVGVPTGGSAGSAGPLRWVTPGLLGPVASPLLVRPERRLDRPVLTVSQDGAALRRIRLSGSLTPWRSVRLPAHWANGADLGGGPVVVGAEE from the coding sequence GTGAACCGCACGGTCGACGTGCTCGTGGTGGGCGCGGGACCCGCCGGGCTCGCCGCGGCCGCGCGGCTCGCGGCGTCGGGCGTCGGGCGCGTCGAGGTCCTGGAGCGGGAGCAGACCGCCGGTGGCGTCCCCCGGTACTGCGCCCGCCCGGGATTCGGTACGGACGCCCGGGGCCGCCCCCTGGACGGTCCTGGCCACGCGCGCCGCTCCGTGCGCGAGGCCCTGCGCGCCGGAGCCACCGTCCGTACGGGGGCGTCCGCGACCGGATGGGCGGGACCGCTCACGCTCGACGTGACCGCGCCGACCGGCCTCGAACGCGTCCGGGCCCGCGCGGTCGTCCTGGCCACCGGGGCCCGCGAACGCCCGCGCAGCGCACGGCTCGTTCCCGGGTCACGGCCCGCGGGGGTCCTGACCACGGGGGAACTCCAGCGGCTGGTCCTTAAATTCGGCGCCCGGCCGGAGCGCATCGGACGGCGCGCGGTGGTCGTCGGTGGCGGTCCTGTGGCCCGCGACGCCGTGCGGACGCTGCGTGCCGCCGGGGTCGAGGTGGCGGCCGTCGTCTGTGACCTCCCTTCGAGAGCAACGGCGTTCGGGCGGGTCCCCGTGCTCTCCGGCGCGGTCGTGTCGGAGCTGGTCGGCCGCGGTCGGCTGACCGGGGTCGCGGTCCGCGGCGGAGCGGACGGTGCGACGCGGCACACCCTGCGGTGCGACACCGTGGTCTTCACCGGGGACTGGATCCCGGACCACGAACTGGCCCGTGCCGGTGGGCTGCCGCTCGCGCCGGGCACCCGGGGGCCCGCGACGGACGCCCGCTTCCGCACCACCGCGCCCGGGGTCTTCGCGGTCGGCAACCTGTTGCGCGGCGTGGAGCCGGCGGTGGTGGCCGCCGCCGAGGGGCGCGCGGTGGCACCGGCCGTGATCGGGCTCCTCGCCGGGGAGCCCTGGCCGGAGGGAGGGGTTCCGGTGGGGGTGCCCACGGGAGGGTCGGCGGGATCGGCGGGACCGCTGCGGTGGGTGACACCCGGTCTGCTCGGACCGGTGGCCTCGCCTCTGCTCGTACGGCCGGAGCGCCGGCTCGACCGCCCGGTCCTGACCGTCTCCCAGGACGGCGCCGCTCTGCGACGGATACGGTTGAGCGGCTCGCTCACCCCGTGGCGCTCGGTGCGGTTGCCCGCGCACTGGGCGAACGGGGCGGACCTCGGGGGCGGTCCGGTGGTGGTCGGCGCGGAAGAGTGA
- a CDS encoding NUDIX domain-containing protein: MSDKRSAGLLVFRRTTDGGVEVLIGHMGGPLWASREQSAWSIPKGEYEPDEAPEAAASREFLEELGLPAPEGEWLDLGENRQRNGKLVTIWAVEGTLDAAAIVPGTFTMEWPPRSGVQGEFPEIDRVGWFAPAVASPLLVEGQRVFLERLVERLDGRG, encoded by the coding sequence ATGTCTGACAAACGCAGTGCGGGCCTGCTCGTCTTCCGCCGTACGACGGACGGTGGTGTCGAGGTACTCATCGGTCACATGGGCGGGCCCCTCTGGGCGTCCCGCGAGCAGTCGGCCTGGTCGATCCCCAAGGGGGAGTACGAGCCGGACGAGGCCCCGGAGGCGGCGGCGAGCCGTGAGTTCCTGGAGGAGCTGGGGCTTCCGGCACCCGAGGGCGAGTGGCTCGACCTCGGCGAGAACCGGCAGCGCAACGGAAAACTCGTCACCATCTGGGCGGTCGAAGGGACACTCGACGCGGCGGCGATCGTGCCGGGCACGTTCACCATGGAATGGCCGCCCCGGTCCGGCGTCCAGGGCGAGTTCCCGGAGATCGACCGGGTGGGCTGGTTCGCCCCCGCCGTTGCCTCGCCGCTGCTCGTGGAGGGTCAGCGGGTCTTCCTGGAACGGCTGGTGGAGCGGCTCGACGGGCGGGGCTGA
- a CDS encoding cytochrome P450 family protein, with the protein MDPSGGCPHARNARLLAEGAVAPVVLPGEIDGMAVLGHDALRDFLSHPDVAKGPQHFTALAEGRIPDGWPLRTFATLPGMMTADGADHRRLRTLVSSAFTARRVEELRPRVEAVTAGLLDGLAEAAGAGGGVADLRRHYALPLPLGVICELLGVEAAHQERLHHLSSLVVATDTTPEQTVAANRELLELLAAIAVAKAAAPGDDLTSALIAARDEEGDRLGQAELIGTLLLLIVAGHETTLNLLTNAVRALCAHRDQLDLVVEGRATWADVVEETLRWDSPVSYFPFRYPTRDLTVDGTLIPQGTPVLAGYSAAGRDTKAHGPDADRFDVTRTATVKHLSLGHGPHYCLGAPLARMEAAIALEALFTRFPELDLAVPESELPRHAGFVGNSVRTLLIRPGG; encoded by the coding sequence ATGGACCCCTCCGGCGGTTGCCCCCACGCCCGGAACGCCCGCCTCCTCGCCGAAGGCGCCGTCGCCCCCGTGGTGCTCCCCGGCGAGATCGACGGCATGGCCGTCCTCGGCCACGACGCCCTCCGGGACTTCCTCTCCCACCCCGACGTCGCCAAGGGCCCCCAGCACTTCACCGCGCTCGCCGAGGGGCGTATACCCGACGGCTGGCCCCTGCGGACCTTCGCCACCCTGCCCGGCATGATGACCGCGGACGGCGCCGACCACCGCCGCCTCCGCACCCTGGTGAGCAGCGCCTTCACCGCCCGCCGGGTGGAGGAACTCCGCCCGCGCGTCGAGGCGGTCACGGCAGGGCTCCTCGACGGGCTCGCCGAGGCGGCCGGGGCCGGGGGCGGTGTGGCCGACCTGCGCCGTCACTACGCGCTTCCGCTGCCGCTCGGTGTCATCTGCGAACTGCTCGGTGTCGAGGCCGCCCACCAGGAGCGGCTGCACCACCTCTCCAGCCTGGTGGTCGCGACCGACACCACACCCGAGCAGACCGTCGCCGCCAACCGTGAACTCCTCGAACTCCTCGCCGCCATCGCCGTCGCCAAGGCCGCCGCCCCCGGCGACGACCTCACGAGCGCGCTCATCGCCGCGCGGGACGAGGAGGGCGACCGGCTCGGCCAGGCCGAGCTGATCGGCACCCTGCTCCTGCTGATCGTCGCGGGCCACGAGACCACCCTGAATCTGCTCACCAACGCGGTCCGGGCGCTCTGCGCCCATCGCGACCAGCTCGACCTGGTCGTCGAGGGCCGCGCGACCTGGGCGGACGTGGTGGAGGAGACCCTCCGCTGGGACAGCCCGGTCAGCTACTTCCCGTTCCGCTACCCGACCCGTGACCTCACCGTCGACGGCACCCTCATCCCCCAGGGCACGCCCGTGCTGGCGGGGTACTCGGCGGCGGGCCGGGACACCAAGGCCCACGGCCCGGACGCCGACCGCTTCGACGTGACCCGCACGGCGACGGTGAAGCACCTGTCGCTCGGCCACGGCCCCCACTACTGCCTGGGCGCCCCACTCGCCCGGATGGAGGCGGCCATCGCCCTGGAGGCACTCTTCACCCGCTTCCCGGAGCTGGACCTGGCGGTCCCGGAGTCCGAGCTGCCCCGCCACGCCGGGTTCGTCGGCAACAGCGTCAGGACGCTCCTGATCCGGCCGGGCGGCTGA
- a CDS encoding NAD-binding protein, which translates to MIVCGDDALAHRLAGELHEVYGEQVTLLVPIRPDAPRTPAARTGRALALFGRVTAAVIRTTGTTAPAGASGASAPATPTTSGADGAEPTGTLRVVESAEADDRALTDAGVERAAALALVHEDDETNIRAALTARRLNPRLRLVIRLYNRKLGQYLETLLDQAAAVAEPGLDPAKLDAATTVLSDVDTAAPGLAAAAVAGTSKVVQAGGLLLHAVERLPAAGEAPDPGLCTLALLSATAGDPAGCEGSERSGDEGPRLLPDDRTVAAATGRAAVTLEAVTAAGPALASGRLAASALPVASLFSRRLRWSLAGAAAAVLALALASTFTTGDHPLHAAYLTLLDIFAIGDPAVGESTSRQVLQILAGFVGLLLLPVIVAALIEGLGTFRTATTLRRPPRGLSGHVVLLGLGKVGTRVLARLRRLNIPVVCVESDPEARGIAVARRLRVPTVIGDVTEEGVLEAARIDRAHALLALTSVDITNLEAALSARAVSPELRVVLRLYDDDFATAVFRTLRTAHPGALTRSRSVSHLAAPAFAGAMLGRQVLGAVPVERRVLLFAAVDVAAHPLLDGLTVAEAFHPGKWRVIAIDGHGTKSGTGRAWRLEPDRVLKPEDRVVVAATRRGLAELLGRGGHARPDSPRTDPDRP; encoded by the coding sequence ATGATCGTCTGCGGGGACGACGCCCTCGCCCACCGCCTCGCGGGCGAGCTGCACGAGGTGTACGGGGAGCAGGTCACCCTCCTCGTGCCGATACGCCCCGACGCGCCGCGCACCCCCGCCGCCCGCACCGGCCGGGCGCTGGCCCTCTTCGGGCGCGTCACGGCCGCCGTGATCCGCACCACCGGCACCACCGCGCCCGCCGGAGCCTCCGGCGCCTCCGCCCCGGCCACCCCGACAACCTCCGGCGCGGACGGCGCCGAACCCACCGGGACCCTGCGCGTCGTCGAGTCCGCCGAGGCCGACGACCGGGCACTGACGGACGCCGGCGTGGAGCGTGCCGCCGCGCTCGCCCTCGTCCACGAGGACGACGAGACCAACATCCGGGCCGCACTCACCGCCCGCCGCCTCAATCCCCGGCTGCGCCTCGTCATCCGGCTCTACAACCGCAAGCTCGGCCAGTATCTGGAAACCCTCCTGGACCAGGCCGCGGCCGTCGCCGAGCCGGGCCTCGACCCCGCGAAGCTCGACGCGGCCACCACCGTCCTCTCGGACGTCGACACCGCCGCCCCCGGCCTCGCCGCGGCCGCGGTCGCGGGCACCAGCAAGGTCGTCCAGGCCGGGGGACTCCTCCTGCACGCCGTCGAGCGGCTGCCCGCCGCCGGAGAGGCCCCCGATCCGGGCCTGTGCACCCTGGCCCTGCTCTCGGCCACGGCCGGCGACCCGGCGGGCTGCGAGGGTTCCGAGCGGAGCGGCGACGAGGGCCCCCGACTCCTGCCGGACGACCGCACGGTGGCCGCCGCCACCGGCCGCGCGGCCGTGACCCTCGAGGCGGTCACCGCGGCCGGCCCCGCCCTGGCGTCCGGCCGGCTCGCCGCCTCCGCGCTGCCCGTCGCCTCGCTCTTCTCCCGCCGGCTGCGCTGGTCGCTGGCCGGGGCGGCCGCCGCCGTCCTCGCACTCGCCCTGGCCTCCACCTTCACCACCGGAGACCACCCGCTGCACGCCGCCTATCTGACGCTCCTCGACATCTTCGCCATCGGCGACCCGGCGGTGGGGGAGTCGACCAGCCGTCAGGTCCTGCAGATCCTTGCCGGGTTCGTCGGCCTGCTCCTGCTGCCGGTGATCGTCGCCGCCCTCATCGAAGGCCTCGGCACCTTCCGTACGGCGACCACCCTGCGCCGGCCGCCGCGCGGACTCTCCGGGCACGTCGTCCTCCTCGGCCTCGGCAAGGTCGGCACCCGCGTCCTCGCCCGCCTCCGCCGGCTGAACATCCCGGTGGTCTGCGTCGAGTCCGACCCGGAGGCCCGCGGCATCGCCGTGGCGCGACGGCTGCGCGTCCCCACCGTCATCGGCGACGTGACGGAGGAGGGGGTCCTGGAGGCCGCCCGCATCGACCGCGCCCACGCCCTGCTCGCGCTGACCAGCGTCGACATCACCAACCTGGAAGCCGCGCTCTCCGCCCGCGCCGTCAGCCCCGAACTGCGCGTCGTCCTCCGGCTGTACGACGACGACTTCGCCACGGCCGTCTTCCGTACGCTCCGAACGGCCCACCCCGGGGCCCTCACCCGCAGCCGCAGCGTCTCCCACCTGGCCGCACCCGCCTTCGCGGGCGCCATGCTGGGCCGTCAGGTGCTCGGCGCCGTACCGGTCGAGCGCCGGGTCCTCCTCTTCGCCGCGGTGGACGTCGCGGCCCACCCGCTCCTGGACGGACTGACCGTGGCCGAGGCCTTCCATCCGGGCAAGTGGCGCGTCATCGCCATCGACGGCCACGGTACGAAGTCCGGCACGGGCAGGGCCTGGCGCCTGGAGCCCGACCGGGTCCTGAAACCGGAGGACCGGGTCGTCGTCGCGGCCACCCGCCGGGGACTGGCCGAACTCCTGGGCCGAGGCGGCCATGCGCGGCCCGACTCCCCGCGAACGGACCCGGACCGACCGTAG